Sequence from the Strix uralensis isolate ZFMK-TIS-50842 chromosome 1, bStrUra1, whole genome shotgun sequence genome:
AGTTTTTCCTGAGGAAGATGAAGAACTGGAAGTAAAGAACATGCCAtgtaaaagcagaatttttaGGGAATTCCTTGCTTGAGAAACATTACGAACGTTTCTTGATATCATTTGAACATGAACCTCTCAATACTAAGTTTTAATAAACTTTATTTCCCATCTGAGGAAAAAAGAACTATATTTTATGTTCTGGCAATGCTGAAAACAACTATCACTAAAACAAATCAAAGTGGAATTACTTTGCCAAAAGATAAACACTTTTTCAACTGATGATTCAAATAGTGGTTTATGTGTTCATGAAGTGCTACTTTCAAGTagcatttttcttgctgtttctctAAGTCTATTTagaaaaatgatagaaaaataacAGTCATTATTTCACTGTTAGAAATTGAGCTTAAAAAAAGGATTCTTGAGATTTTAGTGGTTAAAGCAAAGAAATAGTAACAACACCAGGAACAAATAATTTACCTGATTCTCTGCTCCATTTCTTCTAAGGTCTCCTTCTTTACTATGTCAAGCTCTTGCTGATGTTCCTTTCGCAGAGTACGCAAGTCTTTTTGAAGATTATTCACTTCTTTGCATAGTTTCTGTTTCTCCCTTTCAGTCTCTTCCAGTTTAGTCTGCAAATCCTTCTGCTGGTTCTGCATATCACCTAATAATTTCTGCAGCTCCAAACCAGATTTAGccttttcttcaacatttttctcaaaagctttcaGACTGTCATTTCTTTCATCCAACTGTTGCTGTAAAGCTTTTAGCTTTTCTTCATATCTCGAACTCATATCTTCCATCTCAGTCTTATGTACTTCATTTTCCTTCACTAGATTATTTTCCAACTCTTTTATCTTCTGTTCTAAAGATTGACTGACTGCCtccttttcctgcatttttttctggaaatctcCAATTACATTCTCCATATCAAGATGTTTTTGTTCTTTAGCTCTTAATTCTTCCCTACTGCTTGCTAAATCACCACTGCAACGAGCAAGCTCATCTGCTAACAATGAGTATTTTTTGGTTTGCTCCTCAAGTTCTTTCCTGAGGCTTTCAGCCTTACTCTGCTCCTCCTGATGGCTCTTCTCAACACATTCTAGTTTTTTAAGGAGCTCTTCCTGTTTGGTTTGCAGTTCTAGACGAGAGTCATTACTCTCTTGTTGCTCCTTTTCATACTTCTGCAACAGTTCATCTTTTTCAGTTAAGCCCTTCTGCAACACGTGCATTTTCTCTTTGTATGTCTGTTGGACGCTCTCaagcatgttatttttttcttgttctacaGCAGCTTTTACACTCTCTACTTTTTGCAACATTTCTTTCTCTAATTCTGTGGAATCTCTTgttgactttattttttcttctaaggaCTCAATTTTGGCCTCTCTCTCCTGCACTTTTTGTTCCAAGTCTCTTAACTGATTTTCTCTATCTTGCTTAAAttgctgttccttttcttccatcTGAGACATCAATTGCCTTTTAATAGAACCGATTTTTAGCTCTGCCTTCTTTTTTAGATCCGCCAGCTTAGTGTTGTTCTCTGCATTCAATCTCTCTTCTAATTCTTTCAGctcttcctctttgcttttaAGTATCCCTGACTTCATTTGAACAAATtccctctcctttgcttcaaattcagttttcagtGAACCTATTTGCTTCTCAAGATTAAGCACTTTTTCTTCAGCCTCCTTAAATCTATTGTCCTTTTCAAAAGCCACCCTCTCTGCCTGCTGGAGTTGCCAAGCTATCTCTTTTTGCTCTGTGTCTTTTTGTTCATTAGACTTTTTAAGTTTCTCCATCAAGGAatcattttctgaagttttctgagCAACGTGTTCTTCTAGTTCAGCAATTCTTGCTGCTTGGTTTTTTAACTTTGCAGTTAACTCACTTTcttgtttttccctcttgttttgcttttgttccaATTCACTTTTCAAACTATCgagattcttgctttctttagCTAGCTGCTCCTTCAGTTTATTTAGCTCTTCACCTTTTTTATTGGCTTCAGTATTGCTTAATTCAAGTTTGCTCTGCAAATCTTTAATAGTATCGTGATTTTGTGTAAACCTGGTTTGTGCTTTCATCTTCCACTCAGACAGCTTGGCCGTGCAATGATCTACCTGCTGAAGAGCTGATGCTTTTTCTTGACTCAGCGTCTCAACTCTGGCCGATAACTCCTGTACCTGGTTTAACAACTGCAACCGATCCTCTTCATGTTGCTTGCTTAACAGAGACATGGCTGCTTCCTTTTCCGTTAAACTTATCATGCTTTCAAGTCTAACATTAAGGTCACTAATTGTTTTGTTGAGAGCAGAGATCTCGGATACTTTTTCCTGGAGTTCCTCCCTCATTGAGGTGACAGCATTGATATTTTCAGATAATTCTTTCCTCAGCTGTGTTATAcaagtttctttttctgatgctgCTTGCTGCTGGTGCCCTCCCTCTTTTTGCAACTGTTCCTTTTCTGTTACAAGTCCTTCAATGTCAGCTCTCATGGACGTAATTAAATTGTCCTTCTCTTGCAGCTGTTGCATTGACTTTTGCAAAGAAGTACTCACAGCAGAATGATGCTCTGTTACTTCTCTAAGTTGAGCTTCTAGTTCAAGAATCTTACTCGTTTTAATTAATACTGCTTCTTTAACTTCTGCAGTTCGGCGCTTGCAATCTGCAATCTTGCATGTTACTATGCCAATTTTTTCACTACATTTTTCAATTAATTCATTGATTTTTGTTTGCAATAAAGCTTCAGCGTTCTTCCAGCAAGCATCTAACTGAGCTACAAGTTCTCCTGACAGCCTTTTAAACTCAGCTTCTTTTAGCTGAATTGcctctatttttttctcataattttcaTGATCTTTATACTGAGAAGACTGCACATCTTGGAGTTTCTCTTCAAGTGTTTTCAGTGTATCAGCCAGCTCGGTAATTTTGGCTTTGTCCTTTTCTTCAACTGCTTTCTGTTCACTGAGCTGTTCCTGAAGTCCTGACTGCTCTTTCAGGGACTGATTAAGATCACCTTCCAATTTTTTCAACTGTGTTTTCAGGTCACTTTCCTTATCTGACAAAGCAGTCACCTTAGCCACTGACTGCCTTAGCTGTTCTTGCAATTCCTTCAGGGACTCCTCCCTTTTCACCTGTTCTTCCTTCAGGTGGGTTATTTCTGCTCTGGTGCTCTCCTCCTCAGCGCTGAAGGTGGCAAGTTTCTGTTTCAGGTCTCCAACTTCCTGCTCTTTCTCTTGCAGTTCCATTTCATGCTTTTCCTGGAGCTCTTCAACCTGCTGATGGAGTTTCTTTTCCCAACTTTGGGTAATTTCTTCCAACTCCCTTCTATGAGCCTCAGCAAGACTCTCCAGTTGCTCTTTCTGATTAGATTCTAGTTTTGACACAGCATCGTTGATTCCAGCTGAGCTGGCATGTGCCATTTCCAACATTTTAGCATTGAATTCGCTCTCTTTCTGACTGAACTCCAATTGCTTGTTTTCAAGCTCTTTTTTTAGCTTAGCTTCCTGCTCAGCAAGATTCTTTTTGAAAGTTTCCTGCATATCTTttgatttctgtttaattttctccattttgttatCCTGACGTTTCAGCTTACTTTCATATTCTTCTTGTAGAGCACTCATTCTCTCCTCTGTGGCTAACAGTTTCTGTTTAAGCTCTTCCACTTGCTTGTTCTGTAACTTCATGTGTtcaatttcattttccttctcacttAGAATTCTCTTTGTATCATCAGCCTCTCTTTGTAGATCCTTCAGCTGACATTCGTATTGTTGTGTTAGAGAGGtttctttctgtgtattttcattCCTTTGCTCTTGCAAATGCTGCTTCAGGTCATGTACCTGAGAGATGTATGCCTCTAACTCATTCTTGACATCATTCAGCTGGGATTCAGTTCTTTCTAGCTGCTCACTAAGTTGCAATTTTTCACCTTCAAGATCTGTcagcttttgctgcagctttgCTAATTCCTCTTCATAAATCTTTGCTTGCTCATTAGACGTACTCCGATGAGACTCTGAAAGCTCCTCTAGCTTTGCAGACACTTGTACAAATTCAGCTTCAGATCTTTCTGAAGATTCCTTCAATTTCTGTTCATGTGCTTTTAGTTCCTCCAAATGTCTGTCCTTCTCCTCCAATGACTGCCTGAGTTGGTTGAGCTCCTCTTTGAGTACCTTCTCAACTCCTTGAATAGACATTTCATGCTCTTTTAACATaatttcaacctcttctttgtgccttttcctctcttcttccaacTTTCCTTCCAATTCTTGCTCTGCTTCACACACTTTACTATTCAATGCAGAGAGCTCTTGTTCTAAATCATGACGTATTTTTAGTGCTTCTGATAGCTCAGAAGACAGGGCTTCTAATTCTGTTTGTTTCGCATCaagtttttctaatgttttttcaTTCATCTCTTCTATGTGTGCACGGaaaactgtttctttctccttcaaaatTGTAGCTATCTCTTGTTGttgtttctctctcattttttctatttcagttacTTGTTGTTGCTTTAAGATTTGAAGTTTTTCTGTCCAAAGCTTTTCCTGCTGCTCTTTCATGTTTTCCGGTTTATTCTTGTGTTTTTCAACCATACAATTTATTTCCTtagtgtgctgctttttttcagacTCCATCAGAGTACTTAATTCCTCTGATTGCTTTCTGTCATCTTGCGAATACTTTGCAAGAGAGCTTTCCAGTTCAAGAACCCTCTgttagaaaatacagttttaaaagagTATCAATACTCAAAAGGTAacaagagaaaatttaaaaaaatctcaccagGTTCACATAACTACAActtattccattattttttagTGAATATCAACTATTTCTATAAGCCTTTCATGCACCTAGTTTctgctcagctttgcttccattATGGTTAGTTATTTAATAAAAGGTTTTCTCTTTCATTGTGGTGAAAATACATACAATAAAAACTTAGAAAGAATTTAActtatacaaataaaataattcatgtgATATTTATGAGATACACACTCATTTTTTCTTGTTAAGCTAAAGTGCCAACACATAGGATGAAAGACATCAAGAGTCTACGTGAGTATTATCGACCTACTGATTTATCTTAATTCCACACATCTCATGGAGATTCTGCTGTGAAGGTAAAATGGTTCTATAGGCAAAACTTTCAAACTAATATTTGGGAGTGGTGGAATAATGTACAAACTTGCATTAGCAGATAATACAATCTTAGCCATTACATAAAGCAAGGGACACTTCAAAAAtttaagcacatttttttaatttattcaagtTTCCTTATAAGTGTTTGTATGCTAGCAGTACCCAGAAGTTAAACAGTTTGAAGTTTAACTCTCCTGTacaacatatataaaaattatgcAGATGGATACAAATTAATATCCCACGCCATGACAGCAAGTGAATGCAGTTGTATATTTTGTAAACATTGTGAGATTAAAACAACCCAATCACAATAAATCCACAGTATCTGTAAACTGCCACAGGTAAAATATATACTAAAAGGAATTCCTGTAAACGTTTACCCCTTTGGAATCTTTACTCACAGTTCTATAAATCTCTACTACTTCACGCATCTTCTGAACCTTCCTGTCACATGCTGACTGTAttgctttcttctgcagctctAATTCTTCTAAAGCTAGGGATCCTTGCTCCTCTTGTTCTTGAAGCGTTTTTAAACACTCACTCTGGTTTCTTTCCTGTATCAAAAATTATgattaaaacaataaatataGTCATCACACCTTCAAAAACAGTATAATAGAAAATTTACAAACAAGTTCATAGGAGTCATACACTAGGCACCTGTATTTTCACCACACGCACAGAGTTTGTATTTTGtctgtgaaaacaaaatcattataaatcacttccattttctcttcttgGGAACCATTTGTCTTTCTATGAAAAACATATCTCAATCCagcctttcattttgttttgtttaacacaATTGAGAGTAACACCTTAGAGGAATAAAGGTCTGTTCTCACTTGATTCCActgctaaattatttttaagcttCTATtccttataattaaaaaataacctgagaaataggtaggaaaaaaatatagtcaGGAAGAGACTGTCAAAGTCCCTCAGTCCTACTCACCAACCATCATGGAGGAGCACAAAAGAGAATCTACTATTTGTTAGGTAAAATTACATGATCTAAAGTGGATTACAGCttatgaaaaagaacaaagaatcCAGTGATTCCTCCCAGCCTGAcctagaagaaaattcttttctgaGGTCAAACACTATGAATAGTTAACCCTGCTCACATAATAcaacacaatcacagaatcatctaggttggaaagaaccttgaagatcatccagtccaaccattaacctaacattgacagttcccaactacaccagatccctcagcgctgggtcaacccgactcttaaacacctccagggatggggacgccaccactgccctgggcagcccattccaacgcccaactaccccttctggaaagaaatacttcctaatatccagtctaatccttccctggcgcaacatgaagccattccctcttgtcttatcgctcatgacttggttaaagagactcatccccagctctctgcaacctcctttcaggtagttgtagagggcgatgaggtctcccctcagcctcctcttctccagactaaacccccccagttccctcagccgctccccatcagacctgtgctccagaccctgcaccagctccgttgctcttctctggacacgctcaagtaattcaatgtcctttttggagtgaggggcccaaaactgaacacagtattcgaggtgcggcctcaccagtgccgagtacagggggacagtcacttccctgtccctgctggccacgctatttctgatacaagccaggatgccattggccttcttggccacctgggcacactgctggctcctgttcagccggctgtcaatcaacacccccgggtccctctctgactggcagctctccagccactcctccccaagcctgtagcgctgctggggttgttgtggcccaagtgcagcacccggcatttggccttattgaagctcatacagttggccttagcccatcgctccagcctgtccagatctctctgcagagcctccctaccctcgagcagatcaacactcccacccaacttggtgtcatctgcaaacttactgagggtgcactcgatcccctcgtctagatcatcaagaaagatgttaaacaggagtggccccaaaaccaagccctgggggacaccactcgtgaccggccgccaaccggatttaactccattcaccacaactctttgggcccggccatccagccagttttttacccagcaaagcatgtgcccatccaagccacgagcacccagttttgccaggagaatgctgtgggaaacggtgtcaaaggccttactgaagtcaaggtaaactacatccacagcctttccctcatccaataagcaggtcgccctgtcgtagaaggagatcaggtttgtcaagcaggacctgtctttcacaaacccatgctgactgggcctcatcatttggttgtcccgcatgtgttgtaagatggtactctggatgagctgctccatcagcttcctgggcaccgacgtcaagctgacaggcctgtaatttcctggatcatccttctgacccttcttatatatgggcatcatattggccagtttccaatctgtcgggacctccccagacagccaggactgctggtaaatgatggaaagtggcttggcaagcaccccagtcagctccttcagcacccttgggtgtatcccatcaggtcccatagacttgtgtatgtctatgtgatgcagtaggtcactgactgtctcctggattgcggggggcgtcgttctcccagtctctgtcttctggctgaggaggctggattccctcaatacaactagtcctgttattaaagactgaggcaaagaaggcatcaaggacctcagccttctcctcatcacttgttaccacgtttcctcccgcatccagcaggggatggagactctccctggcctttcttttgctgctgacatacttatagaaacatttcttgttatccttgattgctgaagccacaATGATACCAACACTTTTCAAGTAACAGCCTCATTCTTTGTACCTCTTTTACTCTAGTTGCTCTGGCTAATCGCCAATGATccagaggaagaaattaaaaaaaaatatctaacaaaaggaattttaaaaataaaagaagtctttCCCACAAGATGCAGCTGTTAGTGAGCAGTGATAGTGATTACCATTATTCAGTCTTGTATCACCGCAGCTGCTTTCCCTTCATGTTGCTGAAGTGTCTGACCTCTTTGACTTTTGGAGGACACTTTGTATCTTTGAGTGCAGGACTCTCACTACAGAACAGGGTCAGATTAAGACTTCTAGTTCCACCTCACACTTAGAGAAACGTCTTTCTACACTTTTTAGGGATACTTACAAGAGCTAACTTCATCTTGCCCTGGAAAGCCTTTTCTTGGGCCTGTAATCTCTTATTTAGCTCCTGATCTTTGGTAGCCATTTCttttttatggtatttttctAGTTCAGCAACACGCTTCTCTGAAGACTTCTGTGAACCAGTCAGAAAAAAActgatttcaaaatattaaataacactTTGTATTATTTCTTAATAAGAAAAGCAGTGCAAAAGAGAGAGGAAACCAGAACCATCTCTTTGCTGCCTTTGAATAAGTAACAGTCACTTGGAACGCTTCATATTGAGCCCTGAGAGTTGCTATTTTCAAGCTTGAAGTTATCCATCTTCCTTCTCAAGTCTTTCACTGTTCTACTAAAAGAAACACCAAATTTTCTAAAGACTCGTCGACCAAGGTGAACTTAcatgttttcagtttcagttcaaATGTGGTAATAAATTGGAAAAGGAACTTCTGTCTCTAGCTTTCCCTGCATTCTTATTATTTCGTGAGCCAGAAAGTCAAGTGATGATACTCTATGTAGACAGCTATCTATGATCTATATACATGCTTTATTTAAGAATAATGTAATGCAAGTAAGTTCTTCCCCTAAAGCATCAGTCTATTCTCTTAGAAAAATTACTAACATAACAAATGCCAACACAAGAACTGTAATTTAAAGGTGTTTAAATTTACAGCTTTGCAAGGCACATGCAGTACTTCTGCAATGTCTACCTGAATACACCAAATGAAGCAAATTTTAGCAATTCTTAACTAGCAAACAGTTTGGCAACAAGTTCTTAAGGGTTTACACATACTGGGCTAGGATAACCATTAAAAGTACTTAGTATTAAACCCCAAAATCCTGGAGGAGATGCGTGAGCTGACCgccattaatttcttcttcttgacTTCCTTTAAAGTCTCAAGTGTACTTctagtaaataattttattaaatactgTGAAACAAGGAGTAATACTGTTCATTTTTATATGCCTCTAATGTACTGATTTTAAactgttagagaaaaaaaaaatctatatggGGAGTTTTCTGTTCTGTCTTAAGTAAATCTTTAAtcctagaaattaatttttatagaACTTATTAAATCAGAAAAATGTTATAACATTATGATATACTAATGTATTTTACAACTATAGTTTAATTGTAATTGAATTATTAGATTAAAAGCCAATACAAGGTGAGTTTCAGCTTTTACCTTCATAATCTCAATCACCTCTTGTTTCACTCTGGTTAACTCCCGTTGAAGAGTTACCCTCTCTTCCTCACTTGCCTTTTCTACTGCTTTGATTTTTTCATCCATTTCTGCCTGCAATTTCTTCCGGGCTTCCTCTGTCTTCTGGGCAAGACTCAGAGCCCTCTCAAGCTCTTCaaaagctgcaaagaaaaaaaagtatatgatAGTCAAGAAATATCAATGTCCCTTGATAGAAGAACAGAGTTCTCAGTAACTGTAAATTACACAAGTAACAGAAGAATGAACTTCGGCATCCATCAAGAATTCACATGGGTTTATATctagaaaggaaagagaattgACAAATAGATGTGAATGTCTTCCAACACATTCTGTAGCTTCTATTTCTTCCCCTAAAATCACTATAAAATACATAAACCGTATAAAGAAACTATGGCTCCTCTTCTGGCTATATGTGCTGAATAActttgaagaagaggaagaaagctgCATGAAGAAAAGGCAACTCACAAGTTGTTCTTCCACTAAAACAACCAGACAGAAGCATAAACCAGGAATAACTGCTATGCAGGTCAGTTTTTACTGAATCATGAAAGAGTTCTTCCTGAACAGAACACCGAAGTACAATACCAGGCACTTTATTTACCTAAGAGTTGTTCATTTCAAACTGTACAACCTAGATAATCTTCTCTTTAAACTGTGGGTTTGGTGGAGTCCATACAAagctaattttattatttcactaCTTACATTTAATGTAAACTACTATCAGTGCAATTCAGAGAGACTGGAAAAATGCTTGTGTGTTATGAAGACTGTCCTGTGCTTCTAAACTTCacaaataaaatgtaagaaaaaaatattaacatttgcTCCCAGAAAACCTCAATGTCcataaaatgtttcaaaagaaCACTGAAGTTGCAGTGATAAAGATAAGATGCACAAGTCTGCTTTTAGAAATCGGAACCAGTAATTCCACAGCTTCTTCCCATGCTAAGGAGAAGTATTCTAACATACTTCATTCACTTCATAGATGATCACTTagatgtaaaaagaaacaaaataaattcctGTGTTGTGAGctggtttttttattactattattactcaATACCAGTATCTGAGTTCCTCACTGAAACTGATGGCAGAATCTGTATAGAATTACACAAGACTAGAATTTGATCACTATTAGGGAAATCTCTTTTCCTGAATAGATCGTGAATGTGGAAAACCCCTGCTGCATATCTAAGGAAAATTCAGACTAGTATATGCTTAAATTTGTTGCATAGAACAACTTTGGCCAAACACCTCCATAAAACTCAAAATCACAGTGCAAATATCAAGACTGTAATTTATCAGAGCACAAAACCCCTAGAAGTATATTATTTTACTATACCCTGGAGGACTACTTGGATACTATTCTGggagcaaaaataataattttcaaagtgTTATTTAGTATGCTAAGCTTTCTACCACTTAGTTCTACCCCCAAAAGAAGATCATAACAGACACATACATTTCTAGTTTCCTTGATTCACCATTATTTGGTAGGCATACACAGCAATTTTTGTAATCCTTGTTTTTTTGAAACTAGTAACACTCAGGTACAAGTTTCAGAAGTGAATAATAATTTCCATTCCACATATTCTGATAATATTCAAACCTGAAGCTTTTAACCACAATCTATACTTTTGAAGCAATACTGCAAATATATTTCCAAGTAACTTAATTCCATAAAATTGCATTCACCCAACTTCTGACCTTTTCcagaattttcttctattttctgaGGCAACCCTTCTCTGACTACTCACAGCAACGATCATGTTTTAGAGCAAAACAGGGCTGTTACTGACCCTGGCAATACCAAAGGCCATCATTGTATCCACTTTTTCACTCCTAACCAATGAATACTAGAATTCATTACAAAAAATTAGAAGCACTAGAGattattttaaacagcaaaccagtctaaaacaaaaagcaagcatgCACGAGGCTTATAGCTCCTTGCTTTCCAAGCACAGTTCTTCACAGTCCCCACCAAGGCATTTGCCACCTGGGACCCACAGGACTCAAGTCCTCTCCCCTGGCCACCCCAGGCACAACTGTGTTATGAACACAGCCTGCAAAGTTGTTTTTGGAGAACGGCACCAGCTTCCCTGATGCTTCTCTCGCCCCTGACAAAAGCAAGTACAGCCAGCAAAATTGGCAAAGTCCTTCAGTACTACAGCATCgtaaacagctttttaaaaaaaagaacaaaaacaaaaaaccaaccctatAGACCATTACAGAGTATAGCTTGAAAATAAAGCCTGCAAGTAAAAGattgttattttacttttctatAGATGTTTTCTGATTCTTGTTCTCAGTAACAtatacttcattttcatttgagaaaCCTGTATCTTCTGTAAAAGGAAGGAGAATGCGTTTGCCATAGCCCACAAATCCATCAAAGAGAAGACATCCAGGTTCACACTAGGATTGACTACTGATATGTAAGAGCTGAGCAACATGCAGTACAACAGCTGCATCACCATCGTCACAAGCAGGATGCCAATACAAAAGCTAGACAAAAGCTGATGGATAAAACGCCAAGGGGgtatgaaagcagaaagaagcaaCACTTCACAGAACCACGCTTAGCTCTCTAAAAGTTAAATTATATGCATCTCAGGCACTTACAGCACTTaagcaaaacagaacatttttattcGAAGTAGTTAATTCTAGTGTAGCATGACACAACCGAGTTTCAAACCAGATGAGGGGTAAACTATCATCAAGCAGACAGAACATGGTCtaaattattactgttattatttttttcatctatgGGAGATTTTAATTCTACTGTCAATAAAAGCCTGGAATAAAAGTCCACGTTTTTATCCAAATACGTCTATTCTGAATGCAAAGACTAAAGGCACTGCCTGTGTTCTTCCCCAACCAGCGGAGCTACCGTTGAGGGAAGATCTTTTAACCAAGGCACTGGTTAAGCAAAGTCTCATAAAGGCACAGTGGCAAATCAGAAACAGGAAGAAGGACACCAACAGAGTCTCAGGTGAGTCTTGCAAAATCCCATTCATGTGACCAAGCCAGACAAACAGGAAACCTTCATGTGCAGTATATAAATGACACAAAGAGCCTGAGCAGAGTTTAAGAAGTGCAAGGTTGCAAAACTGATCTTTACAAAACGTGCTAGAGAGTTGACTGCTTTACACAGGCTACTCCAAAGCACCCGTCTCAGTTCCCTTCGCCTTGCCTCTCCTACCCACTGTCACACCAGTCCGTACTGTAAAGGGCTTCTTGCTTACTCTCCCGACGCTGCAGACATGGTATCTTCAACTACAGTGCCATCTACTGCTGAAAACTGCGAAGAAAGCACTCAACAGGATGGCAAAGGAGGGATTTTTACATTTCCTTACTGAAGGCTGAGAGCAGGCACCTTGTCAAAAGTCTGAGAAACCAAGGTTGAATTCACTTCCTATAGTTGATGTGTGCACATAGGCAGGATTTCAGATGCACAGTCCAAgcttcttgtttctctgcagcaagGTGCAAAGCATACGTTAATTAAGCTCACAAAAGAAAGTGTCACCTACAAAGAATGCCAAAGTAAAGCAAAATGAATTTGCTTTCTAAAGACTTTGTTTACTGTACAGAAAACTCTAAGTAAGTAATCTGCATCCTGAGAAGTCAGAAAGGACTTATGCCAAGTAGTTTCAGGAGAAACAAACTTCAATTTACCAGTAAATTTACAAATACTAGAAATAGCTTTGTTGAAGTAAAATGTAAGTAATTGATGTACATTGCAAAGCgttagaaaaaaaagatcagttgCAGTTACTTCAAGTAAAAGTGCCTGAGAAGCACAGAATTTACTTTTTAGAGCCCAGTTCAAGCACCCAATGTGTGATGTAAGAAAAAAGAGCCCTT
This genomic interval carries:
- the GOLGA4 gene encoding golgin subfamily A member 4 isoform X3 translates to MVFSSQRSASHLKILHWQYFFVDERDNKKKTRQHVILTAYVNWCKKDEKGEANLHFQLLLLTSQRNLLRSDRPSGNKVPTEFLSATHSRRRTSADQSDDGTSTSDEELLAGMIAEPAFLSEYTIFALDPTKQPKPQSDGVTLAKQPLPRSTENNGSGQASPQLSDTRSFAQRLQLRVPSMESLFRSPVKESLFCSSSKESLIQASSRDSLNRLDLDAAGSTFDSTSDMESETEEPLRNMDSLSKEQMRQRLRRMERSLGNYRGKYSELVSAYQVIQREKKKLQAILSQSQDKALRRIGELREELQMDQQAKKHLQEEFDASLEEKDQLISVLQTQVLLLKRRLQNGQIGTELPDSNIQSEPQVQSPIEEITTENTVEPGSNEHNEDSVKTLETLNQRVKRQENLLQRCKEMIQSHKERCAQLTNEKEALQEQLEERLQELEKMKDLQMAEKTKLITQLRDAKNLIEQLEQDKGMVIAETKRQMHETLEMKEEEIAQLRARIKQITTKGEELKEQKEKSERAAFEELERALSLAQKTEEARKKLQAEMDEKIKAVEKKSSEKRVAELEKYHKKEMATKDQELNKRLQAQEKAFQGKMKLALERNQSECLKTLQEQEEQGSLALEELELQKKAIQSACDRKVQKMREVVEIYRTRVLELESSLAKYSQDDRKQSEELSTLMESEKKQHTKEINCMVEKHKNKPENMKEQQEKLWTEKLQILKQQQVTEIEKMREKQQQEIATILKEKETVFRAHIEEMNEKTLEKLDAKQTELEALSSELSEALKIRHDLEQELSALNSKVCEAEQELEGKLEEERKRHKEEVEIMLKEHEMSIQGVEKVLKEELNQLRQSLEEKDRHLEELKAHEQKLKESSERSEAEFVQVSAKLEELSESHRSTSNEQAKIYEEELAKLQQKLTDLEGEKLQLSEQLERTESQLNDVKNELEAYISQVHDLKQHLQEQRNENTQKETSLTQQYECQLKDLQREADDTKRILSEKENEIEHMKLQNKQVEELKQKLLATEERMSALQEEYESKLKRQDNKMEKIKQKSKDMQETFKKNLAEQEAKLKKELENKQLEFSQKESEFNAKMLEMAHASSAGINDAVSKLESNQKEQLESLAEAHRRELEEITQSWEKKLHQQVEELQEKHEMELQEKEQEVGDLKQKLATFSAEEESTRAEITHLKEEQVKREESLKELQEQLRQSVAKVTALSDKESDLKTQLKKLEGDLNQSLKEQSGLQEQLSEQKAVEEKDKAKITELADTLKTLEEKLQDVQSSQYKDHENYEKKIEAIQLKEAEFKRLSGELVAQLDACWKNAEALLQTKINELIEKCSEKIGIVTCKIADCKRRTAEVKEAVLIKTSKILELEAQLREVTEHHSAVSTSLQKSMQQLQEKDNLITSMRADIEGLVTEKEQLQKEGGHQQQAASEKETCITQLRKELSENINAVTSMREELQEKVSEISALNKTISDLNVRLESMISLTEKEAAMSLLSKQHEEDRLQLLNQVQELSARVETLSQEKASALQQVDHCTAKLSEWKMKAQTRFTQNHDTIKDLQSKLELSNTEANKKGEELNKLKEQLAKESKNLDSLKSELEQKQNKREKQESELTAKLKNQAARIAELEEHVAQKTSENDSLMEKLKKSNEQKDTEQKEIAWQLQQAERVAFEKDNRFKEAEEKVLNLEKQIGSLKTEFEAKEREFVQMKSGILKSKEEELKELEERLNAENNTKLADLKKKAELKIGSIKRQLMSQMEEKEQQFKQDRENQLRDLEQKVQEREAKIESLEEKIKSTRDSTELEKEMLQKVESVKAAVEQEKNNMLESVQQTYKEKMHVLQKGLTEKDELLQKYEKEQQESNDSRLELQTKQEELLKKLECVEKSHQEEQSKAESLRKELEEQTKKYSLLADELARCSGDLASSREELRAKEQKHLDMENVIGDFQKKMQEKEAVSQSLEQKIKELENNLVKENEVHKTEMEDMSSRYEEKLKALQQQLDERNDSLKAFEKNVEEKAKSGLELQKLLGDMQNQQKDLQTKLEETEREKQKLCKEVNNLQKDLRTLRKEHQQELDIVKKETLEEMEQRIRCEQEDIELKHNSTLKQLMREFNTQLAQKERELETAVKEAISKAQEVETELIENHHIETTQLHKKIADKDDDLKRTVKKYEEILEAREEEMTAKVRELQAQLEDLKKEYKQKMAEEQHWNSEKVKITELQAQLAQKTTLVNDSKLKEQELREQIHVLEDQLKNYEKNVYVTSVGTPYGDENLHHTDVSLFGEPAEFEYLRKVLFEYMMGRETKTMAKVITTLLKFPADQTQKILEREDARPLFASPRRGIF